The Aphis gossypii isolate Hap1 chromosome 3, ASM2018417v2, whole genome shotgun sequence genome includes a region encoding these proteins:
- the LOC114128873 gene encoding TM2 domain-containing protein CG11103: MADKYSWSILIYLVSSLLCCHAAMNANMSRSDSGGFKNDSLLENDPELNYVPSGPLVMCSFLPMEFIECEDLIDLKGNKTRDDTMTGGCSKYGGSYRYEDVEKTTVQCMVLPGIECHGNRKFNKKGFPCVKYGGYYFLTTLLYSILLGFLGMDRFCLGQTGTAVGKLLTLGGGGVWWILDVILLVTNQLLPEDGSNWNIYV; encoded by the exons ATGGCTGACAAGTATAGTtggtcaatattaatatatttagtgtcAAGTCTTTTATGTTGTCATGCTGCAATGAATGCAAATATGTCGAGAAGCGACAGCGGAGGATTTAAAAACGATTCATTGTTGGAAAACGATCCAGAACTGAATTATGTTCCATCTGGGCCGCTGGTTATGTGCTCTttctt gccAATGGAGTTCATCGAATGTGAAGACCTAATTGACTTAAAAGGAAACAAGACAAGAGATGATACCATGACAGGCGGCTGCTCAAAA tatggcGGTAGTTATAGATATGAAGACGTTGAAAAGACAACAGTTCAATGCATGGTTTTACCTGGTATAGAATGCCACGGTAATAGAAAATTCAACAAGAAAGGATTTCCTTGTGTGAA atatGGTGGCTATTATTTCCTAACTACTCtactatattcaattttacttGGATTTCTTGGTATGGACCGGTTTTGTCTAGGACAAACTGGAACAGCTGTTGGAAAATTATTGACACTTGGAGGTGGTGGAGTCTGGTGGATACTAGATGTCATTTTGTTAGTCACTAATCAACTTTTGCCTGAAGATGGCAGTAATtggaatatttatgtttaa
- the LOC114128872 gene encoding uncharacterized protein LOC114128872 — translation MDSQSSGGAFKRKPKRMSTYQRAMKFSKRGKFGHGFQIQDEDFQYFLNILKVSKETFESSDDKCIFVDNVFKQLNGNEVNYCSNQVVSRVVDDLLPSASDQTVLNLIKHFEIDLRPICCDQFASHVLQQLLHVAIYRAYKVTNDINETTKENYFNFINKLCKFIINNLEEFIWDTYANHIVRSCIACLCGQPYLCSKTPQQKGESIDINKDHKDLLKKYSDCILNIQQFSEMPTNDITSGLLQVLLKSIAPISKKRYKALVEKIMSECFPSDESSSFDNVSWALENNSFSRLLDVIISESPDKLNKSLYEKYFHNKLANLSIHHNGNFTLQKILSTTVDATKFETMFDEIKGKMSEIISLGYTGVLLELSNACLRLKCKQALFFKTLCESLKCKEETEDGITVLILLGLKVADNFDNSCKEPAINIHGSMIVQNILKFNKPIKMVNNLNNLDTERLVYLLCNVKGSYIGNAYFESAFIGERSREKLIWKLKDYYVTLAKSKSGSRAFDCVWKVADSKQRIMIMNEFLKHESDLISTQFGSIIASKLNLGMFRHKKDEWIKADQDKLQTVKVFEINKYC, via the exons ATGGATTCACAATCTTCTGGAGGAGCTTTTAAACGTAAACCAAAACGTATGTCAACTTACCAACGAGCCATGAAATTCTCCAAACGTGGAAAGTTTGGTCACGGTTTCCAAATTCAAGATGAAGACTTTCAATATTTCCTAAATATTCTCAAAGTATCAAAAGAAACTTTTGAAAGCAGCGAtgataaat gTATTTTTGTAGATAATGTGTTCAAACAATTGAATGGAAATGAAGTGAATTATTGTAGTAATCAAGTAGTATCTCGTGTAGTAGATGACTTATTACCTTCGGCTAGTGATCAGactgtgttaaatttgattaaacacTTTGAAATTGATCTGCGGCCTATATGCTGTGATCAGTTTGCTAGCCATGTGCTCCAACAACTATTACATGTTGCAATTTATAGAGCATataag GTCACCAATGACATAAATGAGACtactaaagaaaattatttcaattttattaataaactgtgcaaatttataattaacaatttggaAGAGTTTATATGGGATACATATGCTAATCATATAGTACGCAGTTGTATTGCTTGTTTATGTGGTCAACCATATTTATGTTCAAAAACTCCTCAGCAGAAAGGCGAaagtatagatataaataaagatcataaagatttattaaaaaaatattccgactgtatattaaatattcaacaattctcag aaatgccTACAAATGATATTACTTCTGGATTATTACAAGTATTACTTAAATCAATTGCACCTATAtctaaaaaaagatataaagctttagttgaaaaaataatgagcGAATGTTTTCCGAGTGATGAAAGTAGCTCCTTTGATAATGTTTCTTGGGCTCTTGAAAACAATTCATTTTCCAG ACTTCTTGATGTTATAATTTCTGAATCACcagataaattgaataaatcattatatgaaaaatatttccataataAACTTGCAAATTTATCAATTCATCACAATGGGAATTTCactttacaaaaaattttatcaactaCTGTAGATGCCACTAAA tttgaaaCAATGTTTGATGAAATAAAAGGAAAAATGTCAGAAATTATCAGCCTTGGTTATACTGGAGTGTTATTAGAATTATCTAATGCTTGTTTACGTTTAAAGTGTAAACaagctttattttttaaa ACATTATGTGagtcattaaaatgtaaagaagAAACTGAAGATGGCATTACTGTTTTAATACTTCTTGGGTTAAAAGTTGCCGacaattttgataattcaTGTAAAGAACCAGCAATTAATATCCATGGATCTAtgatagtacaaaatatattaaaatttaataaaccaatCAAA atggtaaataatttaaataatttagatactgAACGACTTGTTTATTTGCTTTGCAATGTAAAAGGCAGTTATATTGGAAATGCATATTTTGAAAGTGCATTTATTGGGGAAAGAAGTCGCGAAAAATTGATAtggaaattaaaa gattattatgtaacattgGCAAAATCAAAAAGTGGTTCACGGGCTTTTGATTGTGTTTGGAAAGTGGCTGACTCAAAACAGCGAATTATGATAATGAatgagtttttaaaacatgaatCTGATCTAATTAGCACACAATTTGGTTCTATTATtgcatcaaaattaaatttgggtATGTTCAGACATAAAAAAGATGAATGGATAAAAGCTGATCAAGATAAACTACAGACtgtaaaagtttttgaaatcaataaatattgttga